CCCATTCAGCTTCGGAGAACTAATCAACATTTCTATTCATTCCTAATTTGCCCAAAACACTCGGTCAAAACCATATCAAAGTTTGGCTGAATAGAAATTTTAGGGAAGCGTTGAACCCTATTTTCGAAAAAAACTAATCAATGGACTGACAGGCACCTAATAATCAAATCAAAAGGAAGTTTGAGAACCATCTTCTATTCTGTTCCCAATAAAACCTCTGTAATATTACAGATGACCTgattttgagattttttttttccctttcaacTCCATGAATAATCTCCTCGGAAGGAACATAAActccattatctaatattaAGCTAAACATAAAATATAAGTGCCCAGTGTCCCTATGACCAGGTACATATAATTACCCTTCAAGCAAAAAGAAACCTAAAATATTAAGTGTCCCGGTATAATTATATTGCTATTTGGAAAAGAATCCAATTGAACCCGGTTCGCCATATATGCCCCTGCAAAGGAAGTTATTACATACGTGATACACATGTATTGCTTGGCAAGCATGTGAGCTTCCATTTCCAGTTACGCTGACTTGCAACTCTTTCAGGGCAGTGATCTTGCGATCAGCTTTGATCATGGCATCCGCATTAGCAGCTAAGGCAGCAGTGACCTCTTCCTTCCCTGCCTCGTTGGGTGTGATAGGAGCAGCGCCAGGAACACCATTTTTCAGGTCATCTTCAGCCTATAATGTTTTAAGAAACTATCCGTGAGTGCTTACAAGTCAATCTCACCGCAAGCGAGACAATCCTACTAACAGACTACGACCCAAAGGACATACGGTTTGCACGCAAATAGAATTATTATACATTCAAGAGGATGTGAACATAAATCTTACTTGAGAGCGTAACAACTTACTCTCGTCAAGCAGTTTCTGGAGTTTCATAAGTTAATGCCAGATGCCTCCCAACATTATCTCGGGCATAAGGAAAGAGGACCTAAGTAACAAATGATATGGGAGTCGTCGTTCCTTCAATATCAGGAACAACGCATCTCTGTTatcagaaaagaaagaaataagtAAATGTAAAGCTCCCTGACAAGCATTTGATCTTTGAGGCCACCAAAAAGAAGTCCTCACATTCAGTGACAGTAAAGAGCATACATAGAGTCAGTTGCTCATTACGATTGTCTAAATCCGTAGTTCCGGTCAAAGGGGTGTTCGTGCTGTTAACCGCAACTCCTTTGCCACTCTGAATTAGACCATGCTTTGGCGTGGTCCATTCAATACCCAGTTGTCGAAGCTTTGAGAGCGGCATCAGATAGGTGGTGGTAACACCCTGCTTGAAGATGCtctataaaaattttcaagtcaaaaggAGCTGTATTTCCATCAGTAATTCAAGTACACTGGAAAAATCACTAGCAgagtaaaataattataagacACTTTGTTCTACTTGCGAATATAGACTAATTTCACCAGGCATATACTGTATACAATGAATATCACGCACATgaacaaaattattagatatcaaacaaatttatttttcattaccTATTTGGAAAACAGACCTGAGTTTTAGCACTGATCCATGAGTCCCCCCGCATGTACATACCATGATTACGAACAAGCACAGCCATGGCTCTTGGGAATGCTTCAATTCTACAACACATCAAGGGCAACAGAACCGTTCTGCGAAAAACAAACAGTTGAATGACAAGATAAAGATGTgcaggaaagagagagaataccCCTTAGAGACTTGGCGAGCTCATATACATAGTCTGTATCGTCTATAATGCGGACCATCAGATCATCGTAAAACCAATGTCCTTTAATTCCTTTGATCATCTCCGTATGAGTTATCTTTAGATGCAAAATTGACATAATCAAACAGAAGATGACTCACAAATCGTAACAGGGGGAAGgtggaaagaaaaagacaagCTGCCGGTGGAAGTGCTGAGCCATTAGTCGATGTTCACGCATCTAGTCAAGATCCAACGTGCTATTTCATAGTACGCACAAAGCCCAAagctaaaaaagaaaatatctcTGCCAGCTACTAGCATAATCTAAATGACCGCACCGGCAGAGGCTCGCCCGAAATTCAGTTGATGATGGGTTCATCATAGTCACAAGACATGACTCGATCCCGTGACTATGGATAACAAGCTCCAGCATCACACATGGTGTATGCCTGCTAGATCAGTGATTTAACATTGCTTTACTGATGAAGAGCCATGCAAATTAAGAATGAAATTGGATTATTGGAGTAGCAATAGGCTACTCTTGAACATCTGGGGAAGTCACGAGAGTAGCatctaaataaatgaatatcgATAGTTTCAACAGTTGCAAGGTTTCGTGATCAGAACATGATAATTTTGACTAACAACATAACTAGCTGAATATTCAACTGATAGTGACTAACAAGCCAAAAGTATCTTATTAGATTAATAACTAACATGATTATCGTCAAAGATGATCTTGAAGCAAAGCACAGCAGTACGATAGACACGGATGGTTTATTTTTCTCACTGCAAATGCGAAAATTATTGGGCAGGCAAACAACTACTCGCAATTAAAGAATCCACCGAAGTTCCTACATATGTCCTGCTTAACAGCTAAGATCTCCATGCCAGAATATTTTTAGTGCCCGAGCTAAGACTCACGGGGAATGTTCAAAGAATGCTTGGTCAGACCTATGTTCAGACCTAGAACCCGTCTAAGAATCTTCCTATGGATTCTCGTATTGCCGTCATTTTGTTATATACCATAAACCTCCTCAAAATGGCAGCAAGAAATCTGGCGCAGTCAAATTCGGTCCTCTGCTTCAGAAAAAATCAATACAGGGATTCCGTGTCTTATCTGATGGCAGAAATTGACTTGCAGTCCCTTCCCAGAGATGAAATTTCAGAGCTCGTGGTGAGGAAGCTCACTCCTTTGGACGGAGCTCGCCATGAAAATAAGCACAGTTGAAAAGTCTTCTAATCTCCTCGACCTTGCATTACAATTAGCATTATGTAACCATTTTATTAAGCAGCTTCAGAGAAGGAAACAGAAAAGCAGAGCTGAACGCTTCAAAGAAATGGAGGAACTCAATCCAAAGAACTACAATCAGCAGCCAATCCCATTACTCCGAGCAAAACTTCGAGCCTCGATTCGCCTATTCACCAAAAGTTTCTGATTTGAGCTTAGTTTTTTACCAGAACTTCCTATGTTTGTGTGAAGAGAGGCAAGTGCCTACGAACTACATTTATCAGACAAATCCATCTTATTCACCCTGGGAATTAATAGAACCAAATATGATTACAGATCGATTGGACCGAGATTGAGACCATTTAGCAACAGAAAAAAAAGCCCATTGATCGAGGAGATGGACAGAAATTAGGAGCtgtaaatttcaattttttaaattttttccatATGTATTATTCCATTGAATAAGTCACAACAAATCAAGAATCAGATTACAGCATAAGAAAGCCGAAAAATCTCAGTAAGTCTGGGTCTGTCAATAGGGAAGCAATCAAGAATCCATCAGCAAAATCCCCTGAAGTCCTCCTCAAGGGCCTCCTCCAACAGAGCCTCGGACTCGTCCATCAGCTCGGGGCTCAGTCTAAACATCAGGACACAGAACTCCATCTGATTAAGCGCCCCATCGCCGTCGAAATCCCCCTCCCTCAACATAGACCGAAGATCGTCGTCGCTCAGGTCCTTCAACCCCAGGAGGGCCGCGTTCCTCTTCAAGCTGTCAAACGTGATGACCCCTTTTTCCCCGTCCACCAGCAGGTTGAACCCGTTACAAAGCTCCCCGATGAGGCCTTCGCCGCCGAGCTTCTGGGCCATGACGGGCAAGAAGTCGTGGAAGTTCTGAGGGGCGGCTGAATTCTTGGAAGACGCCATTGATGAGAAAGAAAGGTTCGAGCTTTGATGATCAGAGAAGATGTCAGACCCGAATCCGATTGTGGGCAGTGGAGATTGGGGTTGGGCGGATGGTATATATTAATAGAGGGAACGATTGTTGGAAGTTCCGAGAAAGAGTTGGGggggaaggaggaggaagacaaCTAAGGAACAGGTAATTGAGCGGTCGGTCGGTCGGCCCATTAATTGGGATGCAGAAGGAAACATCTTTGGGGTTCTTCTCGGAAGGAGACCGAGAGTGATTGAATGAAGGAATGAATGAATTGATGGAATTAATAACAGAAAGTTTGGCTTTTGcggggaaggaaggaaggaaggaggaAAGGCTGTTTCTTCTGCCATTCTTCCCGGGGGAGTTAAAAGTTCACTCTTTTACGcggaggaggagagagaaaaaggaagatgCACTTGGAGAGAAGTATTTGCAGACCGATCCCTCGAGTATCAGTCTTTATACATTGCTccattatattaattttcgtTTTCGACGGATGTCCTTGACTAAAGCTACTCGCGTGCCACAACCATCGAGATAAATTTACAAAGGAAAAGTTCCTTGATCAAGAATGAGAAGCGACAACATTACCGAAGGATAAAGATATTTGTGTAAGAACAAAAATTCAGGGGATGACTATTTTTACTAACCCGTTTAACTTTATTCATGAATTTTATGACTGATCTCATTGTGTCAGTACTATGTCATATCAATCCTTCTCTTTCTCATCGAaataacaattattatttgatcatcatgaattttttaatgaactGAATTTCAAATAGTCTGATTAGAAAATAGACTTCCTCCCTAAATCATGAGTACTATATTATCTTACAATCGCTTCATATTAATGAAAAGTCCGGAGATAATCGCGGTCAATGAATGCGTGAAATATAATACAAGTAGTAATTTAAAAGGAGCTAGTAGATGGAGTGATTCTCcaagttttcttctatttgaGAGGTTcttttgcaaaatataaattttgaggtggactcataattaattaattaaaaattaataaggtGACAGAAATTGCCGTATGGATAGAAGAAGCGACCCGTTCTGCGTCGGCCGAGTGGATGCGGTTGCCAGCTCTTTCTACAGTTTTTTTCGCATCACTTTCTCATTTTGATGTCAGAAATTCCTTTTCCgaaattttcttgaattttttaaattaaaaaatcggTCAACTTAATCTGAAAACATGAAGGACGACGGCTCCTTTGAGGTAAATAAACTCACTGAAGATCTCAAATTATGACGGAAGCGATGATGTTAACGGGGAGCGGGTGGGTCAGTCAATGAGACCGATCCGGGGGCCCCACTGACTCATTCCCATGGGTGATGAGTGGTCAAAggtcaaaataaaaattatgatggGCCGAGCCTTAAAAGTGCTTTCCATCGTAAATGGGCCTTAAAAAATGTTTATAGGAGGGAGCCCAATTTCTCATtctaaatttcataataatttactcatgaaatgatatattatacatccaacaaatatattttagaaaacaCTAATCTTAACGATTGATATGGGACGCTTTTTTCGGGCAATTTATAAGTAGAATAATTCGAAATTTCTTCTTGATTAGCTAATTAATCAAGGAAGTTTATATAAGTTTTGATTTCTAGAAAATTTTGTatcattcaaaaaataaaaccttttttttttggtgaactaGGGTGCCAAGTCTAATTGTATTAAACAAATAGAAAGTAAACAATACAAAAGGTtatcttttataaattatatgaaatgtTATCCTTCCCCCCAAAGGAGTAGGTTATCTTTAGTTTTTGTTTATTGTATACAACAttatatgtaaaaaaatataaggtaTAAAATAAGTTATAATGAAGTCGAAATTACAGAATCAGACTAACATGTTTTTTTGATATTGAAGTATTAGATattcttgtaattatttttacatatttttatatactttATACTTATAAAAGTTAATGAGATAATAAAAGTACAAACTCaagaaatctttttttttttacttaaaaaaatatagttggGCATAGCATAGTAAACCAAGCCCGTGTATGACATGGGCCATTAAACTAGTAAATTGGTAAAGTTGATCATTAATGGTTTAATATCAGTTGTCATATACAATATCTTCCATTAAATGGATTGGACAGTGATAGAGTTGCATCTTGGACAATATTATGAATTCCAACTGGGGAATCCCAGACTGAGCACTTTGTTAATAATCCTTACTTGAGCAGCATGGAAATAATCAGGTATGGTATTTTAGTGATTCAATCATCAATATTATTTTgcataatatatgaaaaaaagatTTACCGCCGGCATTCATATGGTATAGTTGACAAAACGTGTTCTGCAGATTTTATAGCACGGGAATCTGTAGACGGGGCAAAACCGGCTTGTTTGATGGGAAAACAAACAATGAGTAGTAGCACTCACTTAAGGCTTGAGGCTCTAAACTTCTAGATCAATGACCCCACCACTGGCAGCATTAAGAATCATTCTAGGGAAGAAAGTGAAGCAAAAGGGTTGACTTTGAAATTTAGGGACAAAGATTTCCACTTGGAAGCTTTCATATGGCCTACAATTTCTGTTTTTTTCCATTGAAAGTGAAGGAAGAGCTTCCATGAAAGGGGAGCCATTGCAGAGGCCTCCTTGAAGCATCAATGGAAGGCCAAATCTTCCTCTTGTGTTGTTGCTTCACTCTCTTCTCCGTCACCATGCTTTGTTCTGCAGTTGACACTATATCTGCAGGTGGGTCCATCTCTGATGGAGAGACTGTAGTCTCGTCAGATGGATGCTTCGAGCTCGGGTTCTTCGACCCTGAGAACTCGAAACGGTACCTTGGAATCTGGTACAAGAAGATATCTCCCGGAACAGTCGTGTGGGTCGCGAACAGGAACATCCCTCTCAATGACACCTCTGGAGTCCTTCGGCTGACCAACCAAGGTATACTAGTCCTTTCCACCGAGACAAAGGCAAACATCACCATTTGGTCTTCCAGCTCGTCTGGGGAACCTGTGACAAATCCTGTTGCTCGGCTTTTGGAAACCGGAAATCTCGTTGTCTCTGTTGGAGGCAAAATTGTGTGGCAGAGCTTTGACTATATAGGGGATACTTTTCTGCCCGGGATGAAGTGCGGGAGGAACCTGGTGACGGGTCTCGATAACTACCTCACTTCCTGGAAGAGAAGCAGTGATCCTTCAAGTGGCGAGTACACGAATAAGCTCGATCACAATGGGTACCCTCAGATATTTCTGAGGAAGGGACCAGTGATTCGTTTCAGGTCAGGTCCCTGGAACGGTCTGAGATTCAGTGGGATGCCCAACCTGAAGCCGAACCCGATATATACGTTCGAGTTTGTTTACAATGACCAGGAGATTTATTACAAGTACGAACTTATCAACAGCTCGGTCGTCACTAGGATGGTTTTGAACCAGTTTGGCTCCCTGCAGAGGTTCGTATGGATAAACCGGACTCAAGATTGGATCCTTTACGTGTCAGCAGAGATGGATAACTGCGACCACTACTCACTCTGCGGGGCCTATGGGAGTTGCAACATTGCCAATTTGCCTCCCTGTGGTTGCTTGAGAGGGTTCAAGCCAAAGTTTCAATCTGATTGGAAGTCAGGTGATTGGTCTAATGGATGTGTCCGTAAGACTGAACTAACTTGCAAGGATGGGGAAGGATTTATTAAGATCCCGAGTGTGAAACTACCTGACACAAGGAACTCGTGGTTTAATAGAACCATAGACCTCAAAGAGTGCGAGAAGTGGTGCTTAAGGAACTGCTCATGTACAGCTTACTCGAGCTTGGATATAAGAGGAGGAGGGAGTGGCTGTTTGATTTGGTTCAATGAGTTGATCGACATCAGGGAGTATACTGAGAATGGACAGGATCTTTATCTAAGAATGGCTGCCTCCGAATTAGGTATGTTTTGACATAGCACTAATCATATCAACATTCTGTGTGATTTATTAACTTAGCACTAATCATACACCGAGAATGCGTAATCATTATGGACCCTcttcacagggtccaatggAGAGATGAAGAGACGAGTGAGAACCATAATCATACCTGTCCTGTTAGGAGCAGTTATCATCGGAGTTATTTATGTCTTGCTcgcaaagaagaagaagcggCTTAAGCTTGGAGGTACATCGTAGACCTTCTTTGTGTTGCCAATGAGTTCGGAATAACGGAATTTCAGTCCTTTAAGTTTGGCAATTTCATTTTCGCAGAACAAATAATAGAGGATAAACAAAGCGATGGCAATAATGACGAGGACCTCAAGCTACCGCTGTTCAGTTTTAATGCAATAGCTGATGCCACGAATAATTTCTCAGACAAAAATAAGCTTGGGGAGGGAGGCTACGGACCTGTTTATAAGGTAATTTTAATTAGTGCGAAACTCTTGGTTAAAAAAATGCCGATCCAATCTCTTTGTTAATTGTTATCCCGGCATTGAGTTTGTAGGGGAAGTTCAGGGACGGGCAAGATATAGCAGTGAAGCGACTTTCAAAGGAATCCAAACAAGGGGACGGTCAATTCAAGAACGAAGTCATACTCATCGCCAAGCTTCAGCACAGGAACCTTGTGAGGCTCCTCGGATGTTGCATCCAGGGGGAAGAGAAGATGTTGGTGTATGAATACATGCCCAATAAAAGCTTGGATTCGTTTATCTTCGGTACGTCCAATCACTGTGAGATCCTTGCATTGAGAATATCCTGACGAATCTATATGATGTGCGAACCATTGTCTCAATTTTTCAGATCGGGCACAAAGCAGTTTGCTGGATTGGCCGCAACGGTGCAAGATCATCAATGGAATTGCTAGGGGCCTCCTTTACCTTCACCAGGACTCGAGGCTAAGAATCATTCACAGAGATTTAAAAGCAAGCAACATTCTACTGGACGAGGAAATGAACGCAAAGATTTCAGACTTTGGAATGGCAAAATGTTTTGGAGGGGATGAAACGGAAGCAAACACAAGAAGGGTCGTTGGCACATAGTGAGAACAGCATTTCTTAGCAAGACATGGTTCTTCTGTAGCTTTTTACTGGTTTCTCACAGCGTTTGATCATTTTCCTCGCAGTGGATATATGTCTCCAGAGTACGTGATTGACGGGATCTTTTCGGTGAAATCGGATGTTTTTAGCTTCGGTGTGTTGGTGCTAGAGATAATCAATGGCAAGAGGAATCGAGGATTCAATCATCCTGATCACAAGCTTAACCTTCTCGGTCATGTACGTCTCAAAACTTACTAGGGAAAACAAATCATGTCCATGAAGCTTCTGTCTTATAACGTTCTAATTGAAGATTGTTTCGATGTTGTTAGGCATGGAAGCTGTTTCAGGAAGGCCGACCTGAGGATTTGATGGACGCGCCAGTGAGGGATTCATGCGATATATCTGAAGTGGGGCGGTCTATTCAAGTGGGTTTGCTATGCGTCCAACAGAGTCCGGAAGATAGGCCCAGTATGGCTTCAGTTGTTCTCATGTTGAGCAGCGATATTTCTCTGCCTCAGCCCAAAGAGCCCGGGTTCTTCACCGAACGACAGCTAATTGAGGGTGATTCATCTTCGAGCAAGATTGACTTTTGCTCAACAAATAAAATGACCATGACATTGTTGACAGCTCGATAGAACATTTTGGTTGTAGTTTACCATTTCTACATAGGATTAATTTCCTCTGGTTGGTTCCGGAAACCTCAGTTCTCTCCATTTTCTCATCTTTGGAAAATGATGAGTTAGTATCGAATAGAAAtctgtgtgtttgtttttagagttaagtagagttgcgttttgattttaattggattgtaatgattatgttgttgaattatgagaaaagtgtgaaaaaataatgaatagttgagagaaagtaacgattacattgttgaattgtagaaaaagtaatagataattgagagaatttagtattaaaaattaaattgaatggttaaaaaaattgaagaaaaagaaaaaagtaataattgtgttgttgatttttgttgtgtagtggatatagttaaagttagagttaaaattttgtattttgtattagagttaagtagagttgaattttgctTTTTCCTTGGGTTTTCCTGCTTGTGTTGTTGCCTTCTGCGCCCCCGTGTGCCCCCGTCCTCCCTCGTTCCGCCTTTCGTCTTCCCCTTGCCTTGCCTGCCTCCCCCCCTTGCCGCCCCCTGAAAAAATCCTTTGTGCCgttcttttgttgtgtagtgagtagagttaaagttagagttaaaattttaaaaatcgaccctaaaaccaaacaggttgaattgattgtaaaaccaaacgggccaAAGACCATATCCCTTTT
Above is a window of Punica granatum isolate Tunisia-2019 chromosome 7, ASM765513v2, whole genome shotgun sequence DNA encoding:
- the LOC116212637 gene encoding calcium-binding protein KRP1, producing the protein MASSKNSAAPQNFHDFLPVMAQKLGGEGLIGELCNGFNLLVDGEKGVITFDSLKRNAALLGLKDLSDDDLRSMLREGDFDGDGALNQMEFCVLMFRLSPELMDESEALLEEALEEDFRGFC
- the LOC116214740 gene encoding G-type lectin S-receptor-like serine/threonine-protein kinase At4g27290; translated protein: MEGQIFLLCCCFTLFSVTMLCSAVDTISAGGSISDGETVVSSDGCFELGFFDPENSKRYLGIWYKKISPGTVVWVANRNIPLNDTSGVLRLTNQGILVLSTETKANITIWSSSSSGEPVTNPVARLLETGNLVVSVGGKIVWQSFDYIGDTFLPGMKCGRNLVTGLDNYLTSWKRSSDPSSGEYTNKLDHNGYPQIFLRKGPVIRFRSGPWNGLRFSGMPNLKPNPIYTFEFVYNDQEIYYKYELINSSVVTRMVLNQFGSLQRFVWINRTQDWILYVSAEMDNCDHYSLCGAYGSCNIANLPPCGCLRGFKPKFQSDWKSGDWSNGCVRKTELTCKDGEGFIKIPSVKLPDTRNSWFNRTIDLKECEKWCLRNCSCTAYSSLDIRGGGSGCLIWFNELIDIREYTENGQDLYLRMAASELGSNGEMKRRVRTIIIPVLLGAVIIGVIYVLLAKKKKRLKLGEQIIEDKQSDGNNDEDLKLPLFSFNAIADATNNFSDKNKLGEGGYGPVYKGKFRDGQDIAVKRLSKESKQGDGQFKNEVILIAKLQHRNLVRLLGCCIQGEEKMLVYEYMPNKSLDSFIFDRAQSSLLDWPQRCKIINGIARGLLYLHQDSRLRIIHRDLKASNILLDEEMNAKISDFGMAKCFGGDETEANTRRVVGTYGYMSPEYVIDGIFSVKSDVFSFGVLVLEIINGKRNRGFNHPDHKLNLLGHAWKLFQEGRPEDLMDAPVRDSCDISEVGRSIQVGLLCVQQSPEDRPSMASVVLMLSSDISLPQPKEPGFFTERQLIEGDSSSSKIDFCSTNKMTMTLLTAR